The sequence TATAATCTCACGGTGGGTTCCATGCACATTCTGGGATTGTTTATAAATTTAATGAGGACAAGGTAAGGACTTTATCATCAACTGGAAGCCATATATTGCATACTTTTCATGTGATGTGATTTTTGCTATGTTACATACCTTTCTATTTCATTAataatttacattttttcctGTTTCGTTTATATGCAGTAACAAAATTTCACCAGCACAGCATACCCCGATATTTTATGCTcatatatatcactattattgttattatctataacATTGTCAAACCGAAGGAAGATACGTTTGCAAGTTTTGTCACTGACAGGTTTGTGATAATAGCAATTTGATAACTGGTTGGTGTTGGCAGTGATTTGACGATTAACATGGTGACGATAATTATCTGAAACAACACACTTAATCGACCATGTTGCATTCAACCAGTCATACGGGATGTCTCAAAGCCATTACCTATAtccgaagaaaacgaaaagaaaaattaacGAAGGCCTGATTTCCCCCCACCTTTCAGAAACCGAAAGCACACAACCGGGAACTCCtctatctgaaaaaaaaacgaaaagaaaaatcaatatagGCCTGGTTTTCCATTCCTCAAATCCACCGCCTCTAtcagataaaaaaacgaaaagaaaaatcaataaaggcCTAATTCACCCATTCCTTTCAGAAACCGAAAGCACACATCCGGGAACTCCTTGGACACGGGAACGACGACAAACCGCTGAAGTTAAATGACGTCCACAAACTCCTGAAGCAGGTCGTTAACTCCCATTCTCACCGCTACTACCGAGACACGAACAACCTCTTCGACTTCTGTTCGACGATTAACAAAATTACGTTCGAGGTCAGTGGAAATCTGCGAGCCATCGTGGTACTGGGAAATCAGTACATTTATAGGCCTATACTTATTTTAATTCTGATAGATTAAACAGTAGTAACATGTGAATTAATAATTCTGACAGATTAAACAGTAATAACATGTGAATTTGTAACGATGTAAGCATCTATAGAatggtaatattatcaataaagtTTTCTGAAAACCGTTGCTGTAGGATTGTTTTCCTAACTTCACTTCACACTTTCTTTCAGGACCCATATCTCGAGCTGCTGATCTGGGCCATTCTAACTCGGAGGAACAACCTGGCCAAGTACTTGTGGAAGACTTGTAATTTCCCTCTAAACACTGCTATTGTGGCCACGTGTATCTACCAAGGAATCAGAGACAAAGTGACCGATAGCGCCGTCAGAGCGGAGTGCAAAGCTATGAAGGATCATTTTGAAACCATAGCTATAAAAGTAAGATTTTCCCCCTCGTTTTCCCTTCGTCAGCTgcaacttctttctttttttcgaaatGGGTTGGTTATTCTGGGAGTCAAACAGTATATGGTTATGAATTAATACCTAGTTAAAGCAATGGATTAGTGGcatttatgagtgtgtgcgtgtttgtgtgttagtatgcGTGCTCAAAATTCGTTCGAGTGGAAAGGGACGTGCATAGTTGATAAAATGTACAAACCAAGGGCGTCGTTTCAGTTTTTTcctgggtgggggggaaggttggCGAGTTAAGTGAGAATCTTTTTTGGAAAATTAGCTATTCAATGGGCATTTTAAGCTACGGCCAGAACTATAAAGGTGTAATCTTgtcaaaagaaaaacaactgGGAGCCAGATCTTGAGGGAAGCACTCAGAGCCTGAGCGGgtatttctcctccccatctccccccaaatGACGCCCCTGGTACAACCCCCACCAAACCAGAGAAAAGTTAACTACCCAAAACACAACagctctcctcatctctcctgtcAACAGCTGACTGACCTGAGCTACGACAAGAATGTCACCAACTCCGTCAGCCTGATTCACCAGAGGCACATGAGGTGGGGCGGCCTCAGTACCCTCGACCTGGCCCTCGTGGCGCGAGACATGAGCTTCGTCTCGTCCCCGTGCGCGAGGGCGGGGCAGGGCATGCGCTGGGAAGGCATACGCGTGTATGTATTTGGACGCGCACGCTAGAGGCTTATTTCTGTTTTCAGAATCAAGCTTTTTTCGCTTGTTTTTACTAGAGCTTGttgataattatgtatatgtatatatataagtatatatatatatacatacatatatatatatacacacacacacacacacacacacacacacacacacacacacacacacacacacacacacacacacacacacacacacacacacacacacacacactcacacacatatgtgtgtgtgtgtgtacacatattttttATGACTAGGATACAAAGTCATTTGAACCTTTCAGAAAGTTTTACGTCCGTATCTCGTACCGAGTCCTCTTGATGATCTCCCATTTCGTGCTGGTGCTCTTCAACCTGGGGTTCATACCTACTTACACCGAAGGCATCCTGGCGCTCGTCATCGCATCGGAGGCCTTCGAGAAGGGCCTCGAGGTCAGTGTCGCAGAGGGAAATTTAAAAGGATATCCGGAATTACCATCTGTAACGCAAGTGGAATCATAATATTGATCTCTTTTATTAATTGATAAGTCGTGTTCATCCCAAATGAGTTTATCAGTAAATGTAAAACACACGCGGACGcacttattttctccctctctcctatgaAAGGTTTTGCAGACTGACTCTTGACTCGTTTTGCAGATGCTATCCAACGAGCCCTTCAGCGCGAGTTATTCCTCTTGGAATTCGTATGACGTCGTTCTCCTCATAGTGTTCCTGCTCGGCTTCTTCCTTAGGAGTCTGTCGTTTCTGGGAAGTCTGTCTGCCTGACATTTTTTTAAAGGAATTAATATATTTGAATCACCTTTTACTTTTGACATATTGTGTTCTGAAtattttacccttttccttctgcTGTGTGTTTTTCGCCCTCCAAATTAATATCGTAAAAATAGAAGTTAACATAATACCTAAAAATATCTTCCACACACAGACTGAACTTGGTAACATCCTGTACGCTGGCTGTGCTGTGTTATTCTGCCTCAGACTCTTGCGCTTTCTGTACGTCTTTCCCCGTCTCGGCTCCAAAATCTTGATCTTTGTTTACATGGTGAGTGTTTGGTGAGGAAGCTGGTTTATTGTTGAGGAAAGTGGGGTTAACATCTTTGATTCGTGTTGGTATTAATTGTGGTTTGATGTTAAGATTGGGACTCACTGGTTTatagattttgttttatcttacatAATAAAACAACGCGACGTGCTTTAGGAATGTAGTTTGTACTTTTtcggtatttattcatttaagactctctctctctctctctctctctctctctctctctctctctctctctctctctctctctctctctctctctctctctctctctctctctctctctctctctctctctctctctctctccgtaccataccgcctcctttccttcctcatccactttccttcccttccatcctgtcATGTTTTCTCATTCCCTTTGATCCCCCTTCCCGTATCTCTCCGCAACAGGTCCCCAAACTCGTCGAATTCCTGCTATTTTTGCTGCTGATGGTCCTCGGGTACGGCATCGCCTCGAAGGTCCTGGTGAGCGACACGTGCAAGAACCGTGAGAAGATGACCTGGACGATGAGGACTCTAATGGACTTGTTCATCGAAGTCTTTCTGGATCCTTACTGGCAGATGTTTGGGAATATTAATCCCCACATGTTTGCAAGTAAGATGTGGCGTTTGGCAAACCGCGACgaggttgttttttttaataatggtGGGATATACAGATAGTTGTAATTCGAATATGACGACTTGTTATGGTGTTCATTTTACTGTGCCTGTGCTTAAATCTGCGTTATGTAGTGATTAATTAGCCAAATCCAATGAATATCCGTTCTTCGTCATAATCAATCCTTTGTCAATGAACTTTGTAACAGATTAACATCATCAGTGTATCAGTGTAAGTATTACCAGGAATTCAAACAGTCAGATTGAACCTACGAGGGGATAAACCAACGAACCAAAGGACTTCTTACTAAGAGGTTTGCCTTCCTCGTTCCAGACACCAACCTGACGACCTGCGACGACCAGCGAAGGCAGTGGAGGTGGCTGTCCTCCTGTGCACCGTGTGGGGACGGCGTCGAGGCTACGGTGCACACGACGTCCCTGTATTCTGTGTTCGGTCAGCTGATGCTCGCGGTGTATCTACTGATGTCCAATCTCCTTCTCCTCaaccttatcattgctatttttacgtgagtttctcttttcgtttttttattcgttttattttattttttattattattatatatttttttttgatgggtGAATGTCATCGCTtgatttcttgtttatgtttgtgttattttGATGTGGATCGTTTTGATTTCAATATTAACGTTTACTTCTCAAGTGttacttcccattttctcctgTTCTGATTCATTTAcacttttttctgttgttctcatttccactctttttttctctgtcttcttcctcacGGTTATTATATATTGCCTACTTCAATCACTCCTgtcttctttttgcttctcccttctttccatccttatCTTGCCTCCTTTCCACATTGCCATCTGCCTTTCCTTGCCCTATCTTATTTTACCTTCCcacactcctttcccttccctgacTCTTTCCCTTAATCCctgcctcctctcactctttctctttctctttccaccaaTCTAACACTTTTCAAACACTAAGCTTTCCATCCTTCTGACGCCTATCTAACATTCTAACACTCTTCTGACACCATGCTTTCCATCCTTCTGACCTCCTTCTGACACCATTCTTTACACCCATCAGATGCCTTTCCAACACCGTGCTTTCCACCCTTCTGAcacctttctattattattctttataccCCTCAGGCACCTTTCTAACCCTGCTGACACCCTTCTGGCACCGTTCTCCCCCGCAGGACCGTCTACGAGCGCGTGCGGGAACAGAGCATCGAGCACTGGAACTACGAGATGTACCGGTTGGCTCGCGAGTACCAGTACAAGccggcccttcctcctcctctggctgTCTTCGTCTACCTCTGGAGGAGCGTCGGTGCCTTCGCTCGTAGGAGGAAGAGTGAGCAGGACGAAGGTAGATGTGTGGTAAAGGTTGTTTtgattgtttcgtgttttttttttatctctctcactttctttttttctctttctctttctttctatctttctttctttcttctttctttctttctttctttcttctctctctctctctctctctctctctctctctctctctctctctctctctctctccctccctccctctccctctctctctctctctctctctctcttttctttcaatctttctgttTTTGAGGGTGCCGTGTTTGTGATGgtataaatgttatttttgtcTGTAAGGTTATTCTTTATCAGATTGAAGTGCTGATATATACACGTTTTTAGTATACTGCTTAGaaaattttctctttttgctAAGACATATATTGACAATAATTGCTTTTAATTACCTTTTAATTTGTATGAACTGTTATTTGcatcctgtttctttttctttctttctatttctctattccatctgtaattctccttcttcatgtgtttctctaatttcttttgtattttacttCATATTTGCTATCGTTTCCTTAACGTTTATCCATTTTGCATGATCTCTTTTCTCATATCAGCCATCTCTTCTAATTACTAATTTTTTTCACTCCTTGTTTCGCATTTCATCAATGTCTCCTCGCTAGTCATTTCTTTCCACAtgttctctctccttacttcagTCCTTTATCCATATTTACTTAatttctcctaatctcctaacccttccccccataattcgcctttttctccctcccctctcatttcttcccacattttctcgcttctcgcttcctccacttctccccatatattctcattccttctcatttcccattTGCTTCCCTTCGCCgcacattcaccccctccctcgctgcccttcctccttcaccgccTCCAGCAGCGTCGGCCTGTGAGGAGTCGGATGTTTGGCTGAACCAGTTCGAGCGCCAGCAACTCCGATCGTtcaagatgatggaggaggaagaggagtctCTGGAAGCCACTCTGTGCAGTCTTAAGAAAACgtaagtgggggaagaggaacggagaaaaagaagagagggaaggataaaaggggggaaagtagatgggatagagggaaggagaggggagtaaaaACAAAGAGTCGATGTTCGGAAGGTCACCCAGGCAGTATTGGCAGCACTGCCGGTGCTATAGTTCTGCAGAGATGATCCAAAATAGTAAATccaaagcgaaaaaaaatgttcaatgcattcatctacttatatatctacccatttatctgtctacaatacacacacacacacacactacatatgtatatgtagatatatatgtgcgcgcgcgcgcacatacatatctacttatctacatatatatcattaaatacatataaatatatatatatacatatatatatatatatatacatatacatatacgtatgtgtgtatgagtgtgtgtgtgtgtgtgagtgtgtgtgtgtgtgtgtgtgtgtgtgtgtgtgtgtgtgtgtgtgtgtgtgtgtgtgtgtgtgtgtgtgtgtgtgtgtgtgtgtgtgtgtgtgtgtgtgtgtatgtgagtgtgtgtcggtgtctgtgtttgtgtgtgtgtgcacagccaTAATAacctttcatttatctttatgcATTAATTTCAGTATACTGTTTTCCTTACCAGGATAGACACATTGGCAAGCACGATATCCACAAAGTTCGGACAGGATATCCGaacaagtcctcctcctcctcctcctccacctcgtccttcaGAAGCGTTTCATGACGTCGACGAGAGCTGCGCCAGAATGCACTGGAAGAAAGACGACCACAAACCCTTCTTTAACCCAGGAAAAACGTCCTCCTCTACAGCAGCTAAAAACGGCGGCAACGACCTGACGGAGAAATCGTACTCGACCTTGAAACAGCTCGCCCTCGAGGTTAACTTTCTGCACTCGAATCTGTATTACTCGCAAGCCAGGCTGGAGAACGGACTCAAACGCCACGACCTCATGCTCGAAGAAGTGATGAACAACATACGGCGAATCATGGTGgatatgaaggagaggaagaaagagtgaggaagagggtgaaggagaaattgcaagagaaaggaatatgaagcagaaattacgaaaaaaaatgtgaaggcgATATTACAATAAAATATGTTGAAAGATAAATAATCAGTGATAACAATTGATAAGAAAGGTTGCTAAAGATTTTATATTAAatcatgtgagaaaacaaaacaaaaaaataggagagggatAGCCTATCGTGACACACAAATACCGACATAAAAGATCTAAGTTCACTATCAGCAAAAAGATATAGGTCTACAATTTTTATACACAGTTATTACGACTATGTATGTCCCCGTCACAACAGTAATTCTAATACATATATCGTTTTCTACAAAATTAGCATTGGTCAAAAAGTGCAGATCATACACCGCATTATAACATGTGTTTACAAGTGTGCATACACCTAAAGTCTATATATAAAAGTACCCGTCAGATgaacattattttcatattactcGCACTTTCAGATTATCCGAATAGATGAATGGGCAGTTAAATTGCGCGGGAAAACGAGCAATTTTAACGTTAGGTCACACGAGTGTACAAGGAAAATCCCGCGCAAAGTACGGAGAGCGGAAGGAAAACCCGACCCGTTTTaagtatgtgaaagagagaaatagattcatGGGCTATTTTTAGAAACTATAGATGTGGcaaatatatgtgcgtatatatagcgTGGTTCGTGTTGATATTAACCGCAGCGTTTCAGTAATGTAATGATTGAATGGCTGTGTGTGATCTAGTTAGGAGTCATGTGTTGAAGTGCGACATCATAATTGGAAATTCTGCTGCCTGAGAGTAAGAACCAAGGTACTAAATGTGATAATCAAGTGTTCCGATCAGACATGTGAAATGGCGGCCAGGATCCATTTCATATACGGCGCAGTTTGTTCGCTTGCATTTGTTACTCTGGTGCTGTACAGGGGCGGGGAACCGATAACGGCGTCTCCAGCTCGCAGTGGCGGCCAGTGTCGCGCTATGTTCGAGATCAGCAAACCGCCCGGAGAAACGTGGAAcaaaggtgaggagggaaggatcgCCCGCGGTTTGCTCATATTGGCTCAACCAAgttaatatgtgtgtgaatgtatggcgCGTCTTTAatcgcgcgcaaacacacacacacacacacatatgaatatatatatatatatatatatatatatatatatatatatatatatatatatatatatatatatatatatatgtgtgtgtgtgtgtgtgtgtgtgtgtgtgtgtgtgtgtgtgtgtgtgtgtgtgtgtgtacatatatacatacatatatatatatatatatatatatatatatatatatgtgtgtgtgtgtgtgtgtgtgtgtgtgtgtgtgtgtgtgtgtgtgtgtgtgtgtgtgtgtgtgtgtgtacatatatacatacatatatatatatgtgtgtgtgtgtgtgtgtgtgtgtatgtgtgtgtgtgtgtgtgtgtgtgtgtgtgagtgtgtgtatgtaaacaaacatgtatatattcatacacacacacgcacagacaaatatgtatatattcgtacacacacacatatatacatgtgcatatatatacatatgtgtatatacatatgtatgtgtatatatacacatacacacacacacacacacacacacacacacacacacacatatatatatatatatatatatatatatatatatatatatatatataaatgtatatatacatatatatatatacatgtatatatatgtatatatatatgtatatgtatatgtatatatatacatatatatatatatgtgtgtgtgtgtgtgtgtgtgtgtgtgtgtgtgtatgctgcatataaatatgtatgtaaatatatacaaatacatacatacatatatgcatatatatataaagatatatatatatatatacatatatatacatatatatatatttatgtatgtatgtatttatatatatatatatatatatatatatatatatatatgtatatatatatatatatttatatgaattcacacacattttacatatatatgtatatatatacatatacataaacatatatatatatatatatatatatatatatatatatatacatatatatacatatacatatacatatatatacatatacatatatatacatatacatatatatacatatacatatatatacacatatattaatatatatatatatatatatatatatatatatatatatatatatatatatatatatatatatatatatatatatatatatatatataatgtgtgtgtgtgtgcccatttcATTGATTTTCGGAAACAAATATATTGCTATTAGTGATTTAAtaacattataacaataaagtaaCAATATCAGTATCGCTATCAatacttttagaaaaaaaaacggaaattcaAGGAATAAGGAAATCAGGTGGAGTTAACTTGTCCCCCTCTTGGTCGCTGagcacatgtggagccatctctgTGCGACAAAATTCACAAATGAGTACAGCGGACGGTTAATTTACCTACGGCCAGTCTTTTAAGCCCTATCAATCGATTTATTTAACCTTTTTATACAACTATTTCCTCCTATGTCCCAGATGATGCTTACGAGGCATACACGAACCAACTGCCTCCCCTTGTACACAGACACCACGGGAATGCTGAACCGGTGACGCTCAATTCAACCAGACTACAGGTCTTATGGGGCGCTGTTCCCTACATTCCTTGTAAGGTAGAGTCCAGGCAGGCGCCCGAAATGCTTCTCTGTCAGCGCAcggttttttataataatataaatagcatGCTGTGTTGTAATGAGTATGAAATAGTGTTAGGTTCACTATTGGGTTCATTTTGTGATGTTTACTAACTTATATCATTATGGTAACCGTTTGTTATGATTATAGGAAGAATATCCATTATtcaagttatgtatatataattattattattatcatcatcattattattatgagtagatGAAGtattgctatttattattatcatcattaatgctgttgttatagttgttatttttagtatcactattattattatcattgtccattatcattattattattttgttactaatactatcattgtcattattattattatagccattatcaatatcattataattattattataactattattctgattctcattatcattattactcttactattaccataatcattatcgatatgaatatcatcatcatcacagtattattatcattttcatcagtattatcattatcatcatgatcattatcatcatcatctgtcattattcttattattgccatcactatcgccaccatttttaccatcatcaccgccattatcGTCACAGAAATCGTGTCTTGGCGAATCCCCAGATCCGCGAGTACAGCGACGCGCCCTTCCTGGCCTGCAGCGCCGCCCGAGCAGAGGCGGGGAGGACCACGTGGGTCGCCCTGGTCGGGGACTCGCAGATGCGGCTCAAGTTGCACCTCCTGCTCCACGTCCTGCCTCGAGGACTCACTTACACCTTCACGATGGAAGGGCGCCAGGTCAGgaggctgttttttttctctctctctctctctctctctctgcgttgtttgttttattttattattaaattgCGAGAAAAatctatcattataagtatctgtTTAAGTGTTAAAGTGGATGGGCAGATTTCATGTATAGGTAAGTAGCTAGATAGATACTTTGAGAAAAACAAATTGTTTGTCATTAAGAACTtgtttcactccctcccccgtgCCACATCCACAGGTGTCGAGGGAGACGTTCGAGGAGGCGGTGTTGACCCACAAGGTGCACCCTCCAACGTTCGAGGTGATCGGCCGCCATAACAGTCCCAAAGTCGACCGTCGAGATTCGCTTCGGAATGCCTCTCTTAAAAGCGAGGACGCAGGCAGCCCCGGGGGATCAGGGGCGTACGTGGTGAGAGTAACTTTGGTGTGGGCGCCCCTGGGGTCCAAGAGAGGGCATCCGCTGGATCACGGCCTCGCCCTCACCACTGCTG is a genomic window of Penaeus vannamei isolate JL-2024 chromosome 14, ASM4276789v1, whole genome shotgun sequence containing:
- the LOC113804917 gene encoding transient receptor potential cation channel subfamily M member-like 2, with protein sequence MVPKLVEFLLFLLLMVLGYGIASKVLVSDTCKNREKMTWTMRTLMDLFIEVFLDPYWQMFGNINPHMFANTNLTTCDDQRRQWRWLSSCAPCGDGVEATVHTTSLYSVFGQLMLAVYLLMSNLLLLNLIIAIFTTVYERVREQSIEHWNYEMYRLAREYQYKPALPPPLAVFVYLWRSVGAFARRRKSEQDEAASACEESDVWLNQFERQQLRSFKMMEEEEESLEATLCSLKKTIDTLASTISTKFGQDIRTSPPPPPPPPRPSEAFHDVDESCARMHWKKDDHKPFFNPGKTSSSTAAKNGGNDLTEKSYSTLKQLALEVNFLHSNLYYSQARLENGLKRHDLMLEEVMNNIRRIMVDMKERKKE
- the LOC113804920 gene encoding uncharacterized protein; the protein is MAARIHFIYGAVCSLAFVTLVLYRGGEPITASPARSGGQCRAMFEISKPPGETWNKDDAYEAYTNQLPPLVHRHHGNAEPVTLNSTRLQVLWGAVPYIPCKIREYSDAPFLACSAARAEAGRTTWVALVGDSQMRLKLHLLLHVLPRGLTYTFTMEGRQVSRETFEEAVLTHKVHPPTFEVIGRHNSPKVDRRDSLRNASLKSEDAGSPGGSGAYVVRVTLVWAPLGSKRGHPLDHGLALTTAVQEWAAATSIPDVIVVGYGLWFLLMKQHEGELVPFTELDRLSRPLLPPFTTLAARTKVLLWAQSRYRGFNFESQLDLQDTDPISAWKANLYRDQFAGSIPIVDDWLWNILRATGMWRWDTLLPFNLASLKECQYLHASNTSQDALYMSRWWNCADSFHTSYRTDRDEFQLLLNLLCNPFLVPESGYCCS